One Burkholderia gladioli genomic window, ATCTCCGCGCGGCCAAGGCGTGGCGGGCGGGCTCGCGCCTTGCGCCGGCGTTCGGCTCCGGGTCGTCGCGACCCCATCGAATCCAGGAGGAGACATGGCAGCAGAAAATGGTTCGGGCCTCGGCACCGGCCTCAAGCAGCGGCACGTGACGATGATGTCGATTGCCGGCGTGATCGGCGCGGGCCTGTTCGTCGGCTCGGGCCACGCGATCGCCGAAGCCGGGCCGGGCGCGCTGATCGCCTACGCGATCGCCGGCGCGCTGGTGGTGCTGGTGATGCGCATGCTCGGCGAGATGGCGATCGCCCAACCCGACAGCGGTTCGTTCTCGACCTATGCCGATCGCGCCATCGGCCACTGGGCCGGTTTCTCGATCGGCTGGCTGTACTGGTGGTTCTGGGTGCTGGTGATCCCGATCGAGGCGACCGCCGCGGCCACCATCCTCAACGCCTGGTTCCCCGGCGTGGCGACCTGGATCTTCGCGCTCGGCATCACCTCGGTGCTGACCGTGACCAACCTGTTCTCGGTCAAGAACTACGGCGAGTTCGAATTCTGGTTCGCGCTGATCAAGGTGATCGCGATCCTGGTGTTCCTCGCCATCGGCGGCGCGGCGATCCTCGGCCTGCTGCCGGGTTCGCAGGTTTCCGGCGTCTCGCGGCTGGTCGATCTCGGCGGCTTCGTGCCGAACGGGCTGGGCGCGGTGCTGGCGGCGATGCTGACCACCATGTTCTCCTTCCTCGGCACCGAGATCGTCACGATCGCCGCGGCCGAGGCCGACAATCCGCGCCAGCAGATCGTGCGCGCCACCAACTCGGTGATCTGGCGTATCTCGCTGTTCTATCTCGGCTCGATCTTCGTGGTGGCGGCCCTGGTGCCCTGGAACGATCCCCTGCTGGCCTCGCACGGCTCCTACCAGCGCGCCATGGAGCTGATCGGGATTCCGCACGCGAAGGCGGTGGTCGACGTGATCGTGCTGGTGTCGGTGGCGAGCTGCCTCAATTCGGCGCTCTACACCGCCTCGCGCATGCTGTTCTCGCTGGCCACGCGCGGCGACGCGCCGGCCGCGCTGCGCCGCACCGACCGCAGCG contains:
- the gabP gene encoding GABA permease; the encoded protein is MAAENGSGLGTGLKQRHVTMMSIAGVIGAGLFVGSGHAIAEAGPGALIAYAIAGALVVLVMRMLGEMAIAQPDSGSFSTYADRAIGHWAGFSIGWLYWWFWVLVIPIEATAAATILNAWFPGVATWIFALGITSVLTVTNLFSVKNYGEFEFWFALIKVIAILVFLAIGGAAILGLLPGSQVSGVSRLVDLGGFVPNGLGAVLAAMLTTMFSFLGTEIVTIAAAEADNPRQQIVRATNSVIWRISLFYLGSIFVVAALVPWNDPLLASHGSYQRAMELIGIPHAKAVVDVIVLVSVASCLNSALYTASRMLFSLATRGDAPAALRRTDRSGTPRAAVLASTAFGFLTVIANYVMPEQVFGFLLATSGAIALLVYLVIAISQLRMRRMLDAEGTALALRMWIFPWLTWAVILFIVAVLAVMLSQPAHRLEVGATAVLALGVVVASWLNRRARAAARPAGSARMAAGPR